A DNA window from Solanum lycopersicum chromosome 3, SLM_r2.1 contains the following coding sequences:
- the LOC138347590 gene encoding intracellular protein transport protein USO1-like, whose amino-acid sequence MAAPLNLEEGQLSNKPPRFNGHFYSWWKVRMYDYLMAEDSELWDVVLDGPFVPTMKEKDGEKTILVPKPRQKYDEANRKKIEKGFKAKTLLVCGIGPDEYNRVSACESAKEIWDCLKTAHEGTEQVKESKIDMITSRHENFKMKEGKTIHDMFTKLSSITNELRSLGEPRSMTKQVRKVLRILPKSWESKVDAITEAKDLKVLTMDALIGNLKTFEMNRNYNLSTKEDKKDKSLMLKYKSDEDSSDDDMTYLISRFQKIVRKNKVNKRGTNGTRNAAQGDTCYKCGKAGHFIRECPLLKNENKEHQKSRSDKENRRDVVLDKRDRKAAADLVVKKALAAWGDSSSDSEDPDETKDVSMVAVHEEETVFNEMFSLMAHTENEEEDNQVTLLDMKNDLDKYSLKKLRTLAKVMIDSVIELTSERDTMNDELDSLTENKVKLEVKMSRMVSLESNNSELKNQLNKITEEAEKLNGMSNDLKAEIQEKLKTLRKNLVYRLKRVTN is encoded by the coding sequence ATGGCAGCTCCACTTAACCTCGAAGAAGGTCAGTTATCAAACAAacctcctcgtttcaatggacatttttacagttggtggaaagttagaatgtATGATTACCTCATGGCTGAAGACAGCGAGTTATGGGATGTTGTACTGGATGGACCATTTGTTCCGACGATGAAAGAAAAGGATGGAGAGAAGACTATTCTTGTTCCAAAGCCTAGGCAGAAATATGACGAAGCTAacaggaaaaagattgaaaaaggtttcaaagctaaaactcttcttgtctgtgggataggacctgatgagtacAATAGAGTGTCAGCCTGTGAGTCTGCTAAGGAAATTTGGGACTGCTTGAAGACTGCacatgaaggaactgaacaagtcaaagaGTCTAAGATTGACATGATTACCTCACGGCAtgagaacttcaaaatgaaggaaggaaAAACAATACATGACATGTTCACCAAGTTGTCTTCCATTACAAATGAGCTACGAAGTCTGGGTGAACCTAGAAGCATGACCAAACAAGTCAGAAAAGTGCTTCGAATTCTTCCAAAGTCTTGGGAGAGCAAGGTTGATGCCATTACAGAAGCCAAGGATTTGAAGGTGCTGACTATGGATGCTTTGATTGGTAATCTGAAGACATTTGAGATGAATCGAAACTACAATTTGTCAACGAAGGAAGACAAGAAGGACAAGTCATTGATGCTGAAGTATAAATCAGATGAAGATTccagtgatgatgatatgaCATATCTCATCAgcagatttcaaaaaattgtgaggAAAAACAAAGTTAATAAAAGAGGAACAAACGGTACTCGAAATGCTGCTCAAGGTGATACttgctacaagtgtggaaaagctgggcacttcatcagagagtgtcctttgctcaagaatgaaaacaaggAACATCAAAAATCAAGAAGTGACAAAGagaatagaagggacgtggtaCTCGACAAGAGAGATCGAAAAGCCGCTGCAGATTTGGTTGTCAAAAAggctcttgctgcatggggTGACTCctcaagtgattcagaagaccCTGATGAGACAAAAGATGTGTCCATGGTTGCTGTACATGAGGAGGAAACtgtcttcaatgaaatgttttCTCTCATGGCTCacacagaaaatgaagaagaggacaatcaggtaactcttctagatatgaaaaatgacttggataaatattctcttaaaaaattgagaactttGGCAAAAGTCATGATTGATTCTGTGATAGAGTTAACATCTGAAAGAGACACCATGAATGATGAACTTGACagtttaactgaaaacaaagttaaacttgAAGTGAAAATGTCAAGAATGGTGTCTCTAGAGTCAAATAACTCTGAACTTAAGAACCAGTTGAACAAGAttactgaagaagctgaaaagctGAATGGAATGTCAAATGATTTGAAagctgaaattcaagaaaaattgaaaactttgagaaaaaaCTTGGTCTATCGcttgaaaagagtaacaaattaG
- the LOC138347591 gene encoding uncharacterized protein, with translation MRFGKRGKLSPRYIGPFDVLKRVEEVAYELALPPGLSGVHPVFYVSMLKRYHGDGNYIIRWDSVLLDENLCYGEEPIAILDREVRKLRSREIASIKVQWKNRSVEESTWEKEVDMQERYPHLFTDSGFFLVAKDKKTFAVFYSAHYFYLILHQHP, from the exons atgcggtttggtaagcgaggtaagcttagtccgaggtatattggtccttttgatgttctgaagcgcgtggagGAGGTAGcatatgaattagccttgcccccaggactgtcaggagtgcacccggtattttatgtgtctatgttgaaaagataccatggggatggaaactacatcattcgttgggattcagttctccTGGATGAGAATTTGTGTTACGGggaggagcctattgctatcttagatagagaagtccgcaagttgagatcaagggagattgcatccatcaaggttcaatggaagaatcgttCAGtagaagagtccacttgggagaaagaggttgatatgcaagaaagatatccacaccttttcacagattcag GATTCTTCTTGGTTGCTAAAGATAAGAAGACTTTTGCAGTGTTTTATTCTGCTCATTATTTTTACCTTATTCTCCATCAACACCCTTGA